In Musa acuminata AAA Group cultivar baxijiao chromosome BXJ3-9, Cavendish_Baxijiao_AAA, whole genome shotgun sequence, a single genomic region encodes these proteins:
- the LOC103997411 gene encoding uncharacterized protein LOC103997411 isoform X2, translated as MVRSSLAALKGWNSSFLLTPRSPPSRRCFRSEAALDALRSHSRTVTAAARSHLVLYNYPSFSGAFAALFAHLFHSHLGLPFLVLPFSSVEPFRAEDFETGAFETCYLLDFIGPKLFSVEMSRIIPRVIAFDHRENTLRRISRIGECLDNLELRIDTKKSSALAVYDFFSEKLFQMKYSQVEIANLLNQEDAERVATVLRHVEDVDLHQWRMPDIKAFNIGLRDERARLNCITNPFMFEQLLQIDASVLIAKGNSYTRSREDAAKKLLGKAFKIQLGRGLYGKCLAVRADGNSDLSHEIGVELSRRSAAAGLRPIGAVVFMQRCNLKMCLRSTDCGTDTSEIAKAFGGGGNQSSSSFIIRMDEYNRWISAN; from the exons ATGGTTCGTTCCTCTCTCGCTGCCCTCAAGGGATGGAActcctccttcctcctcactCCCCGGTCGCCACCGTCCCGTCGATGCTTTCGATCGGAAGCCGCGCTGGACGCCCTCCGTTCCCATTCTAGAACCGTTACCGCCGCCGCCCGCTCCCACCTCGTTCTGTACAACTACCCCTCCTTCTCCGGTGCCTTCGCCGCCCTGTTCGCCCACCTTTTCCACTCTCACCTCGGCCTCCCCTTCCTCGTCTTGCCCTTCTCCTCCGTCGAGCCTTTCAG GGCGGAAGACTTCGAAACCGGAGCTTTCGAAACGTGCTACCTTCTCGATTTCATCGGTCCAAAACTCTTCTCGGTGGAGATGTCGCGGATAATTCCTAG AGTGATAGCTTTTGATCACCGAGAGAATACTTTGAGAAGGATTTCAAGAATAGGAGAATGTTTGGATAATCTGGAGCTCCGCATCGACACCAAGAAGAGCAGTGCTCTTGCTGTCTATGATTTCTTCTCGGAGAAGCTCTTTCAAATGAAGTACTCGCAG GTTGAGATTGCAAACTTATTGAACCAAGAGGATGCAGAACGTGTTGCAACTGTTCTAAGACATGTAGAAGATGTGGATCTTCACCAGTGGAGGATGCCTGATATCAAGGCATTCAACATTGGACTTAGGGATGAGCGTGCAAGGCTGAATTGTATCACCAATCCTTTTATGTTTGAGCAG CTCTTGCAAATCGATGCTAGTGTTTTGATTGCCAAGGGAAATTCTTATACTCGTTCCCGTGAGGATGCAGCAAAGAAGTTGCTGGGAAAGGCTTTTAAAATCCAACTGGGAAGAGGATTATATGGCAAGTGCCTG GCTGTCAGGGCTGATGGAAATTCAGATCTAAGCCATGAAATTGGTGTTGAGCTTAGTAGAAGAAGTGCAGCGGCTGGTTTGAG GCCTATAGGGGCAGTTGTGTTCATGCAACGGTGTAATTTGAAGATGTGTTTGAGGAGCACAGACTGTGGCACTGATACTTCAGAGATTGCAAAG GCATTTGGTGGAGGTGGCAACCAGAGTTCAAGTTCCTTCATCATAAGAATGGATGAATATAACCGTTGGATCTCAGCAAATTGA
- the LOC135649210 gene encoding protein TIC 100-like isoform X2, whose protein sequence is MADENPNEPAGEKNEGQQLRGVDEEEDEKSDGLEVDDSSSSSSSSDYDSDDSSDGYGGGGGYDSDEEEEEEEKKDKNDPETNFRKFSEALDGRYNRKREEAAERAYVYHEDRFDFPRDSEKWREEDLRELWADAPVEMTKTGWDPAWADREDLEVVRNEFEAGHDPPIAPFYVPYRKCYPAIPDNHHDISNPKSVVEELDRIEEFLRWVSYVFEDGSSYEGTVWDDLAHGKGVYVAESGLVRYEGEWLQNQMEGHGVVEVDIPGVEPIPGSKLEAKMRAEGKIISRDFMSPEDKKWLEMDIEDTLLLAGRRREIPFYERNEWIKIFGEKPEKGRYRYAGQWKHGRMHGCGVYEVNEQMISGRFYFGKHLEDSSGCEHDVSALHAGIAEVAAAKARMFVNKPDGMLREWRGPYGDPQHPYFYEEDDVWMAPGFINQFYDVPNYWKTYVQDVDQERELWLNSFYKAPLRLPMPAELEYWWSRDDEDPEFVLVNKEPEPDPEDPSKLVYTEDPLILHTRTGRLINYVEDEKYGVRLFWQPDLEEEEEDVDPDKAQFLPLGFDDFFGRSAPVVKEGKVRGLITFLQNAVKSLFDRLERWAVEKKKSGEMNLKLIENELEFIEAEISLEEAIEDLELELKRKQEEEEEKQVVAEMDQDDSSAAAVQDEAVADETETEDEDEDDDEEAPTSFGTVNQGKADDDTNPKESKPGKSPFSSLSLSLSSPGLFSLVPAQLQESFLSWRSKRPSGAEQSGYQRLEVISVQKRFNPGKFHCRISQRANLGVVQQRQSYLRRKDCSSLFSLASILSAQTACQSRRDQTKERSAGMNNLSILSLHIPVTDALA, encoded by the exons ATGGCAGACGAGAACCCCAATGAGCCGGCGGGTGAGAAGAATGAGGGGCAGCAGCTACGAGGCGTCGATGAGGAGGAGGATGAAAAAAGCGATGGACTGGAAGTAGATgattcctcctcctcatcatcttcttctgattATGACTCCGATGACTCGTCTGACGGTTACGGTGGCGGCGGTGGCTACGAttcggatgaggaggaggaggaggaggagaagaaggacaaAAACGATCCGGAGACCAACTTCCGCAAGTTCTCGGAGGCCCTCGACGGCCGCTACAATCGGAAGCGGGAGGAGGCTGCGGAACGCGCTTACGTGTACCATGAGGACCGCTTCGATTTTCCTCGTGACTCGGAGAAGTGGCGCGAGGAGGACCTGCGCGAGCTGTGGGCTGACGCCCCCGTTGAGATGACCAAGACCGGCTGGGACCCCGCCTGGGCCGACCGCGAGGACTTGGAGGTCGTCCGCAACGAGTTCGAGGCTGGGCACGATCCGCCTATCGCCCCTTTCTATGTGCCTTACCGCAAGTGCTACCCGGCAATTCCTGACAACCACCACGACATCTCTAACCCTAAGTCCGTCGTTGAGGAGCTCGACCGTATCGAGGAGTTCCTCAGATGGGTCAGTTATGTCTTCGAGGACGGTAGCTC GTATGAAGGAACTGTTTGGGATGACCTCGCTCATGGAAAAGGTGTCTACGTTGCTGAAAGTGGACTTGTCAG GTATGAAGGTGAATGGCTTCAGAATCAAATGGAAGGTCATGGAGTTGTTGAAGTAGACATCCCTGGTGTGGAGCCTATACCAGGTTCAAA GCTTGAAGCTAAAATGCGAGCAGAAGGTAAAATTATATCACGAGATTTCATGTCTCCTGAAGATAAAAAATGGCTGGAGATGGATATAGAGGATACCTTACTTCTAGCTGGTAGACGAAGAGAAATTCCATTTTATGAGAGAAACGAATGGATAAAGATCTTTGGAGAAAAACC AGAAAAAGGTCGATACAGATATGCCGGGCAGTGGAAGCATGGGAGAATGCATGGTTGTGGTGTATATGAAGTCAATGAGCAGATGATATCT GGAAGGTTTTATTTTGGGAAGCATCTAGAGGACTCATCAGGTTGTGAGCATGATGTGTCAGCG TTACATGCAGGTATTGCTGAAGTAGCTGCTGCAAAAGCGCGGATGTTCGTTAACAAACCTGACGGAA TGCTAAGGGAATGGAGAGGTCCTTATGGTGATCCTCAACATCCATACTTCTATGAAGAAGATGATGTGTGGATGGCTCCTGGATTTATCAACCAGTTTTATGAT GTTCCAAATTATTGGAAGACTTATGTTCAAGACGTAGATCAGGAAAGAGAGTTGTGGCTGAACTCTTTCTATAAAGCACCTCTAAGGCTTCCAATGCCTGCTGAGCTTGAATATTGGTGGTCTAGAG ATGATGAAGATCCTGAATTCGTTTTAGTCAACAAGGAACCTGAACCTGATCCTGAGGACCCATCAAAACTTGTATACACAGAAGACCCTCTCATTCTTCACACTCGAACTGGGAGACTAATTAATTATGTGGAGGATGAAAAATATGGTGTTCGCCTATTCTGGCAACCAGAtttagaagaagaggaggaggatgttGATCCTGACAAAGCTCAGTTTTTGCCTCTTGGATTTGATGATTTCTTTGGTCGATCAGCTCCAGTTGTAAAGGAAGGAAAGGTGAGGGGCTTGATAACATTCCTCCAAAATGCTGTGAAGTCACTTTTTGATAGACTTGAGCGTTGGGCTGTGGAGAAAAAGAAATCTGGTGAGATGAATCTTAAGCTTATTGAAAATGAACTTGAGTTCATTGAGGCTGAAATAAGCCTTGAAGAAGCAATAGAAGACCTGGAATTGGAATTGAAAaggaaacaagaagaagaagaagaaaagcaagTCGTTGCAGAGATGGATCAAGATgattcttctgctgctgctgttcaAGATGAGGCAGTTGCAGATGAAACTGAAactgaagatgaagatgaagatgatgatgaagaggcACCAACAAGTTTTGGTACAGTTAATCAAGGAAAAGCAGATGATGATACAAATCCAAAGGAGAGCAAACCTGGGaaatctcccttttcttctctttctttgtccTTGTCCTCTCCTGGCCTGTTTTCTCTG GTTCCAGCACAACTACAAGAGTCCTTTCTTTCATGGAGAAGTAAACGCCCTTCTGGTGCTGAGCAATCTGGTTATCAAAGGCTTGAAGTTATTAGTGTTCAGAAAAGATTTAACCCGGGGAAATTTCATTGTAGAATTAGTCAAAGAGCAAATTTGGGGGTGGTGCAGCAAAGGCAGAGTTACCTTAGAAGAAAAGACTgttcttctcttttctctttggCCTCAATTCTTTCAGCTCAGACTGCTTGCCAGAGCCGAAGGGACCAGACCAAGGAAAGATCGGCTGGAATGAATAATCTCAGCATTTTATCTCTGCACATTCCAGTTACGGATGCTCTTGCTTGA
- the LOC135649365 gene encoding bZIP transcription factor 12-like — MASSRVMPSSSSAANSDLARQPPSMYPLAAAADPPPSSASGDDPAGNLGSTAMDDLLRSFYCEAEAPPPLPAREAAAGGKMAEQVLKEVAAAGRSVAGVDGSAAAGYGEMTLEDFLARAGAVREGDIRVPSSGSMQVGFGVDPVLDDRLVQQEQLLMVENPILGFGNGVEGGGSGGVGGGGRGWKRPMVDSVDKATLQRQKRMIKNRESAARSRERKQAYTVELESLVRRLEVENASLLREQEEHYKMRLKELMENLIPVTEMKKPPRILRRTHSMQW, encoded by the exons ATGGCCTCGTCGAGAGTGATGCCGTCGTCCTCGTCGGCGGCCAACTCGGATCTTGCGCGCCAGCCACCCTCCATGTACccgctcgccgccgccgccgatccCCCTCCCAGCTCCGCCAGCGGCGACGACCCTGCCGGGAACCTCGGCTCCACCGCCATGGACGACCTTCTCCGGAGCTTCTATTGCGAGGCTGAGGCACCACCGCCGCTTCCCGCCAGGGAAGCCGCCGCTGGCGGCAAGATGGCGGAGCAGGTGCTTAAGGAGGTCGCTGCCGCCGGACGGAGCGTCGCCGGCGTTGATGGATCGGCGGCCGCGGGGTATGGGGAGATGACGTTGGAGGACTTCCTGGCTCGGGCGGGGGCGGTGAGGGAGGGGGACATTAGGGTTCCGTCGTCGGGGTCGATGCAAGTGGGATTTGGCGTGGATCCTGTGTTGGACGACCGGCTTGTGCAGCAGGAGCAACTGCTGATGGTGGAGAACCCGATTCTAGGGTTTGGGAATGGGGTGGAGGGTGGTGGGTCTGGTGGAGttgggggaggagggagagggtgGAAGAGGCCTATGGTTGATTCTGTTGATAAGGCTACGCTGCAGAGGCAAAAGAGGATGATCAAGAACAGAGAGTCGGCTGCCAGGTCAAGGGAGAGGAAACAg GCTTACACTGTAGAACTTGAATCCTTAGTAAGGCGCCTGGAGGTGGAAAATGCTAGTCTTCTGAGAGAGCAG GAGGAGCACTACAAGATGAGGCTTAAGGAG CTTATGGAGAATCTAATCCCGGTCACCGAGATGAAAAAACCTCCACGCATTCTTCGGAGAACGCATTCCATGCAGTGGTAG
- the LOC103997411 gene encoding uncharacterized protein LOC103997411 isoform X1 yields the protein MVRSSLAALKGWNSSFLLTPRSPPSRRCFRSEAALDALRSHSRTVTAAARSHLVLYNYPSFSGAFAALFAHLFHSHLGLPFLVLPFSSVEPFRAEDFETGAFETCYLLDFIGPKLFSVEMSRIIPRVIAFDHRENTLRRISRIGECLDNLELRIDTKKSSALAVYDFFSEKLFQMKYSQVTRRVEIANLLNQEDAERVATVLRHVEDVDLHQWRMPDIKAFNIGLRDERARLNCITNPFMFEQLLQIDASVLIAKGNSYTRSREDAAKKLLGKAFKIQLGRGLYGKCLAVRADGNSDLSHEIGVELSRRSAAAGLRPIGAVVFMQRCNLKMCLRSTDCGTDTSEIAKAFGGGGNQSSSSFIIRMDEYNRWISAN from the exons ATGGTTCGTTCCTCTCTCGCTGCCCTCAAGGGATGGAActcctccttcctcctcactCCCCGGTCGCCACCGTCCCGTCGATGCTTTCGATCGGAAGCCGCGCTGGACGCCCTCCGTTCCCATTCTAGAACCGTTACCGCCGCCGCCCGCTCCCACCTCGTTCTGTACAACTACCCCTCCTTCTCCGGTGCCTTCGCCGCCCTGTTCGCCCACCTTTTCCACTCTCACCTCGGCCTCCCCTTCCTCGTCTTGCCCTTCTCCTCCGTCGAGCCTTTCAG GGCGGAAGACTTCGAAACCGGAGCTTTCGAAACGTGCTACCTTCTCGATTTCATCGGTCCAAAACTCTTCTCGGTGGAGATGTCGCGGATAATTCCTAG AGTGATAGCTTTTGATCACCGAGAGAATACTTTGAGAAGGATTTCAAGAATAGGAGAATGTTTGGATAATCTGGAGCTCCGCATCGACACCAAGAAGAGCAGTGCTCTTGCTGTCTATGATTTCTTCTCGGAGAAGCTCTTTCAAATGAAGTACTCGCAGGTTACGCGAAGA GTTGAGATTGCAAACTTATTGAACCAAGAGGATGCAGAACGTGTTGCAACTGTTCTAAGACATGTAGAAGATGTGGATCTTCACCAGTGGAGGATGCCTGATATCAAGGCATTCAACATTGGACTTAGGGATGAGCGTGCAAGGCTGAATTGTATCACCAATCCTTTTATGTTTGAGCAG CTCTTGCAAATCGATGCTAGTGTTTTGATTGCCAAGGGAAATTCTTATACTCGTTCCCGTGAGGATGCAGCAAAGAAGTTGCTGGGAAAGGCTTTTAAAATCCAACTGGGAAGAGGATTATATGGCAAGTGCCTG GCTGTCAGGGCTGATGGAAATTCAGATCTAAGCCATGAAATTGGTGTTGAGCTTAGTAGAAGAAGTGCAGCGGCTGGTTTGAG GCCTATAGGGGCAGTTGTGTTCATGCAACGGTGTAATTTGAAGATGTGTTTGAGGAGCACAGACTGTGGCACTGATACTTCAGAGATTGCAAAG GCATTTGGTGGAGGTGGCAACCAGAGTTCAAGTTCCTTCATCATAAGAATGGATGAATATAACCGTTGGATCTCAGCAAATTGA
- the LOC103997408 gene encoding protein ORANGE-LIKE, chloroplastic, giving the protein MAAASTAVVALLSPFHPPPGSSRQTSKLIVVFSSRHSWRSLPPLRRLVASPRFGPVHCSSSGDNSSDAGDNSGFCIIEGPETLQDFVQMQLQEIQHNIRSRRNKIFLLMEEVRRLRIQQRIKSAECSGDSCEDNEMPDIPSTIPFLPHMTPKTLRQLYLTSFSFAFGIIVFGGLLAPTLELKLGLGGTSYEDFIRNMHLPLQLSQVDPIVASFSGGAVGVISALMLLEANNVEQQEKKRCKYCHGTGYLVCARCSASGVFLSIEPNSIPDGCNIPFQPPTTQRCTNCSGTGKVMCPTCLCTGMAMASEHDPRIDPFD; this is encoded by the exons ATGGCTGCTGCCTCCACTGCGGTGGTGGCTCTTCTATCGCCTTTCCACCCGCCTCCAGGTTCGAGTCGCCAAACCTCGAAACTCATAGTTGTCTTCTCGTCTCGCCATAGCTGGAGATCGCTTCCACCTCTGCGGCGCCTGGTGGCTTCGCCTCGATTCGGCCCCGTGCACTGTTCCTCTTCCGGCGACAACTCGAGCGATGCCGGTGATAATTCAGG cttttgcatcatagaaGGCCCTGAGACACTCCAAGATTTCGTCCAGATGCAGCTGCAAGAAATTCAACACAATATTAGGAGTCGACGCAACAAAATCTTTCTTCTCATGGAAGAG GTTAGGAGATTGCGGATCCAGCAGCGCATTAAGAGTGCAGAATGTAGCGGTGACAGTTGCGAGGACAATGAGATGCCTGACATTCCATCAACTATTCCATTTCTCCCTCATATG ACACCGAAAACATTGAGGCAACTTTACCTGACCTCATTCTCCTTTGCATTTGGGATAATTGTTTTTGGGGGTCTTCTTGCTCCAACA CTGGAGTTGAAATTAGGACTTGGCGGCACATCCTATGAGGATTTCATACGTAACATGCATTTACCTCTGCAGCTAag TCAGGTCGATCCCATTGTAGCATCCTTCTCAGGTGGTGCCGTAGGTGTCATATCAGCCCTGATGTTACTTGAAGCCAACAACGTTGAGCAACAAGAAAAGAAGAGATGCAAGTACTGCCATGGCACTG GATATTTGGTCTGTGCTAGATGTTCTGCTAGTGGTGTTTTCTTGAGCATTGAACCGAATTCCATTCCTGATGGTTGCAATATTCCTTTTCAACCGCCTACAACTCAGAGGTGTACAAATTGCTCCGGAACTGGAAAG GTCATGTGCCCAACATGCCTATGCACAGGTATGGCTATGGCAAGTGAACATGATCCGCGTATAGATCCGTTCGATTGA
- the LOC135649210 gene encoding protein TIC 100-like isoform X1, which produces MADENPNEPAGEKNEGQQLRGVDEEEDEKSDGLEVDDSSSSSSSSDYDSDDSSDGYGGGGGYDSDEEEEEEEKKDKNDPETNFRKFSEALDGRYNRKREEAAERAYVYHEDRFDFPRDSEKWREEDLRELWADAPVEMTKTGWDPAWADREDLEVVRNEFEAGHDPPIAPFYVPYRKCYPAIPDNHHDISNPKSVVEELDRIEEFLRWVSYVFEDGSSYEGTVWDDLAHGKGVYVAESGLVRYEGEWLQNQMEGHGVVEVDIPGVEPIPGSKLEAKMRAEGKIISRDFMSPEDKKWLEMDIEDTLLLAGRRREIPFYERNEWIKIFGEKPEKGRYRYAGQWKHGRMHGCGVYEVNEQMISGRFYFGKHLEDSSGCEHDVSALHAGIAEVAAAKARMFVNKPDGMLREWRGPYGDPQHPYFYEEDDVWMAPGFINQFYDVPNYWKTYVQDVDQERELWLNSFYKAPLRLPMPAELEYWWSRDDEDPEFVLVNKEPEPDPEDPSKLVYTEDPLILHTRTGRLINYVEDEKYGVRLFWQPDLEEEEEDVDPDKAQFLPLGFDDFFGRSAPVVKEGKVRGLITFLQNAVKSLFDRLERWAVEKKKSGEMNLKLIENELEFIEAEISLEEAIEDLELELKRKQEEEEEKQVVAEMDQDDSSAAAVQDEAVADETETEDEDEDDDEEAPTSFGTVNQGKADDDTNPKESKPGKSPFSSLSLSLSSPGLFSLQVPAQLQESFLSWRSKRPSGAEQSGYQRLEVISVQKRFNPGKFHCRISQRANLGVVQQRQSYLRRKDCSSLFSLASILSAQTACQSRRDQTKERSAGMNNLSILSLHIPVTDALA; this is translated from the exons ATGGCAGACGAGAACCCCAATGAGCCGGCGGGTGAGAAGAATGAGGGGCAGCAGCTACGAGGCGTCGATGAGGAGGAGGATGAAAAAAGCGATGGACTGGAAGTAGATgattcctcctcctcatcatcttcttctgattATGACTCCGATGACTCGTCTGACGGTTACGGTGGCGGCGGTGGCTACGAttcggatgaggaggaggaggaggaggagaagaaggacaaAAACGATCCGGAGACCAACTTCCGCAAGTTCTCGGAGGCCCTCGACGGCCGCTACAATCGGAAGCGGGAGGAGGCTGCGGAACGCGCTTACGTGTACCATGAGGACCGCTTCGATTTTCCTCGTGACTCGGAGAAGTGGCGCGAGGAGGACCTGCGCGAGCTGTGGGCTGACGCCCCCGTTGAGATGACCAAGACCGGCTGGGACCCCGCCTGGGCCGACCGCGAGGACTTGGAGGTCGTCCGCAACGAGTTCGAGGCTGGGCACGATCCGCCTATCGCCCCTTTCTATGTGCCTTACCGCAAGTGCTACCCGGCAATTCCTGACAACCACCACGACATCTCTAACCCTAAGTCCGTCGTTGAGGAGCTCGACCGTATCGAGGAGTTCCTCAGATGGGTCAGTTATGTCTTCGAGGACGGTAGCTC GTATGAAGGAACTGTTTGGGATGACCTCGCTCATGGAAAAGGTGTCTACGTTGCTGAAAGTGGACTTGTCAG GTATGAAGGTGAATGGCTTCAGAATCAAATGGAAGGTCATGGAGTTGTTGAAGTAGACATCCCTGGTGTGGAGCCTATACCAGGTTCAAA GCTTGAAGCTAAAATGCGAGCAGAAGGTAAAATTATATCACGAGATTTCATGTCTCCTGAAGATAAAAAATGGCTGGAGATGGATATAGAGGATACCTTACTTCTAGCTGGTAGACGAAGAGAAATTCCATTTTATGAGAGAAACGAATGGATAAAGATCTTTGGAGAAAAACC AGAAAAAGGTCGATACAGATATGCCGGGCAGTGGAAGCATGGGAGAATGCATGGTTGTGGTGTATATGAAGTCAATGAGCAGATGATATCT GGAAGGTTTTATTTTGGGAAGCATCTAGAGGACTCATCAGGTTGTGAGCATGATGTGTCAGCG TTACATGCAGGTATTGCTGAAGTAGCTGCTGCAAAAGCGCGGATGTTCGTTAACAAACCTGACGGAA TGCTAAGGGAATGGAGAGGTCCTTATGGTGATCCTCAACATCCATACTTCTATGAAGAAGATGATGTGTGGATGGCTCCTGGATTTATCAACCAGTTTTATGAT GTTCCAAATTATTGGAAGACTTATGTTCAAGACGTAGATCAGGAAAGAGAGTTGTGGCTGAACTCTTTCTATAAAGCACCTCTAAGGCTTCCAATGCCTGCTGAGCTTGAATATTGGTGGTCTAGAG ATGATGAAGATCCTGAATTCGTTTTAGTCAACAAGGAACCTGAACCTGATCCTGAGGACCCATCAAAACTTGTATACACAGAAGACCCTCTCATTCTTCACACTCGAACTGGGAGACTAATTAATTATGTGGAGGATGAAAAATATGGTGTTCGCCTATTCTGGCAACCAGAtttagaagaagaggaggaggatgttGATCCTGACAAAGCTCAGTTTTTGCCTCTTGGATTTGATGATTTCTTTGGTCGATCAGCTCCAGTTGTAAAGGAAGGAAAGGTGAGGGGCTTGATAACATTCCTCCAAAATGCTGTGAAGTCACTTTTTGATAGACTTGAGCGTTGGGCTGTGGAGAAAAAGAAATCTGGTGAGATGAATCTTAAGCTTATTGAAAATGAACTTGAGTTCATTGAGGCTGAAATAAGCCTTGAAGAAGCAATAGAAGACCTGGAATTGGAATTGAAAaggaaacaagaagaagaagaagaaaagcaagTCGTTGCAGAGATGGATCAAGATgattcttctgctgctgctgttcaAGATGAGGCAGTTGCAGATGAAACTGAAactgaagatgaagatgaagatgatgatgaagaggcACCAACAAGTTTTGGTACAGTTAATCAAGGAAAAGCAGATGATGATACAAATCCAAAGGAGAGCAAACCTGGGaaatctcccttttcttctctttctttgtccTTGTCCTCTCCTGGCCTGTTTTCTCTG CAGGTTCCAGCACAACTACAAGAGTCCTTTCTTTCATGGAGAAGTAAACGCCCTTCTGGTGCTGAGCAATCTGGTTATCAAAGGCTTGAAGTTATTAGTGTTCAGAAAAGATTTAACCCGGGGAAATTTCATTGTAGAATTAGTCAAAGAGCAAATTTGGGGGTGGTGCAGCAAAGGCAGAGTTACCTTAGAAGAAAAGACTgttcttctcttttctctttggCCTCAATTCTTTCAGCTCAGACTGCTTGCCAGAGCCGAAGGGACCAGACCAAGGAAAGATCGGCTGGAATGAATAATCTCAGCATTTTATCTCTGCACATTCCAGTTACGGATGCTCTTGCTTGA